The following is a genomic window from Chanos chanos chromosome 1, fChaCha1.1, whole genome shotgun sequence.
ATTTTAAGTTTCTTTATTTGGCCCATATTCATGGGACACATCTATATTCCAAAGTGAAAAACATCAACCCCAAAGTCATCTGAAACACTTGGATTGGTaattaaacacagtttaaatCTGGACACTGCTAACTGTATCCAgacaaaattcaaacaaatccaaaacaaaatccCAAATAATAAAAGAGTGGACAATGCAACGCAAGTCACCGTATTTATTTATactataaaattaaaaaaaaaaaaatactattttAAGAAGCAGAACACAATCCATGCTTCTCAGAATAGGCAAAATAAATGTCCATGTGCTGTACAGCTTCACTTTAAGTATAAATGCTCAACAAAATGAGTTtaaacatttctgtctttcatggGGAGGAGACCTGTTAGTATGCATTTAATATAGTGAACCAAAGGACAGCATGAGTAAATCTGCATTTATTGTACTGTGAATGTCTCAGTGGAAAAATGCTGTAGGAATGGTTCAGACATTCTTCCTCTAAcattgcaaaagaaaacaaacaaacaaaaaaaaagtcctctgcCAGTCCAATATCTTACACAAGGCTTTTAAGTGGGATTTTTCAAGGTCATGAGTAAAACGTGGACACCttggaaaagcaaaaaagacaATTCAGGACTCCTAAAAATCCTCAGGACTTTAGCTGTGACTTGCtaaaatgttaaagaaatgGTACACTTCATCTTTGTCGTATACGGCCACTTCTGTGGAGCACTCTGTACACTGGACTGGGTGATATGTCTCCTCTTCATCCATACCAGCAGGCCCTGAGGCTGTCACATCCATCTCTGTGGAACCGGAGTCCTGATGACCTTTCCTCTTGTGTCgattcttctgttttttgttgttgttctttttatacCTCagaatttcctcttttttgacCGTGCAGTTCATGACAAACATTGCTCTGTACTGCGTTCGatatttttcatgtctgtgGATAAACATGATATGGATACTTATTAACCTGATACCAAAACCACATATATTAAGACCTTTTCATTATCACATAAAACTATGTCATCAAATCTATGACTGTGGCTTAAGAATACTTTATTATATCAACAAGTGGATCAAAATCCAAACGATTAGGTTGTAGCTAACAAACAACAGTAAGCCACGTGAAGCAttagaagtagaagaagaaaaagttctttactggtcacacacactagagcagtgagcagtgaaatacagcctctgcatttaactcatacacacacacacacacactagagcggtgagagcacacacaaacacacacacacacacacacacacacacacacacaaggaaccTCGGCCAAGGTCAGGgacaggagtattaatcctggcatacatgtctttgatagtgggaggaaaccagagcgtGGGCGGGAACCGGAGCACccagaaacccacacagacgGCCGAGATTTGAACCCAGCCATGGGTCTTCTCGCTGCGAGcgaacagtgctaaccactgagccaccataAAGCTCATTAGGAAGACAACCAGAAACAGAGCGGTCACAGTacaatgcacagacacaaacacctcaCCTCTGACAGTCCAAACAAAGAGTGGTCATACACGCAGGGCAGTTGAGGACGGCGTCACTGTTTGGGAGAGCCTGAGAGGTGCTTCTTCTGTTTGCAGCAGTGCCAGGCCTTCTCCGATTGCTTCTGTACCTGCAACAGCACGACAAGtatacagtaaaaataaataaataaataaaaacgtaGTTGCTCTGTCATGACAAAATCGTGTCGTCTCTTATGAAAAAACACgcactgttttcttttggcGTCCACCCATGCCTGGTCCCGGTCGTCTTCGTCGGGGTCGTACAGTAATTCATCGTTACTGAGTACACAGCGCAGTTTCCTCTTCTGACTCTGGGAGCAGCCTGGAGCAGACAAACAAAGtcgacaaaaaaaccccacaacatcAGTCGAGTTCCCGAACTGCTCCCAGGACGCCCCCGCCCACACGTGCAGCATTAAGACGTCTAGCGGTACCGACTGGCTCAATCTCGAATCTTTTCACACCCGGATCCTAGAACGTTGGAACGAGTCGCCTCTCTCCATCTGGTGCTCAGACCcactgaacatgtttttttttttttttaaaaaaaagaaacacctcAAGATTCATCTCTTTCACTTCTGTCTGACCTTTTAACTACTAAATGTATTGCACTAGACCAAGGCTCTCACATTATAGTAGTCCCTTAATAACACTGCACAGACTAACCCTTTGCACTtgtctgggaaaaaaacattcactcaaTAAAGCACTAAAACCATACAAAGTCTTTGGAATGCTTTTTGGCACTAGTTTTGCTTACAGAGACATGGTGATTTAAGCATATTTTCTGAGATCTTTTGTAACTGTTTTACACGAGAGCGTCTGCCAAACAATTTAATGTAAATGAAGCTGTCACAAAAGCAGTTTCAGCGTAAATTCTCGTGAGAAACCGTACGGTAAGGGAGTAAATCAGCTCCATTCAGAAACGTCTGCCTCGATTTCCCAGCTCAATACCTATCCATCTCCTCTGAGCGTCGTAACTTTTGCTTTGTCAGGTTTGCGAGTTACGACTCTTACCTGCGTTGTTTTCCTCGTCTGAGTCCGAGTCAAAGTAAATGCTGTCATACTGCTGAGGCTGACGTGAGGCAGTCGCTGCAGTGCTGTCGCCGACTCCAGAAGTTCCCCCTTTAAAATAAGATAAGAAAGCTTAAGACCTCGCACGATCATTGACCCAGGGAGTAGTTGGACCTTTCACTGCAGCGTTTAGTTTTACTGTTGACATTTCAGAATGTTCTTTGTCAACTCAGCGTTTCTCGCGACGGCTCGTAAGGATTTGAACAGAATTATGGTGCATTTTTAGAGACATTTGCGTACATGTGTTGCAAGACAAAGAGGTTAAATCAGCAAAAGAAACCAGTTGTATTGTAACATTAAATTTCTACTGTAAAAAAAGCTCGTGAACCTTGCGATAAAGGCGCCCAAGAGCATTCCATTGTTTTCATAGTGGAGTTCAGCTCTGCCTCCATCTC
Proteins encoded in this region:
- the eapp gene encoding E2F-associated phosphoprotein; the protein is MNRKDEYDSYEIEEPSDEERAESSSEDELDILLHGTPDQKRKLIREYLTGESESSSGDEFEKEMEAELNSTMKTMECSWAPLSQGGTSGVGDSTAATASRQPQQYDSIYFDSDSDEENNAGCSQSQKRKLRCVLSNDELLYDPDEDDRDQAWVDAKRKQYRSNRRRPGTAANRRSTSQALPNSDAVLNCPACMTTLCLDCQRHEKYRTQYRAMFVMNCTVKKEEILRYKKNNNKKQKNRHKRKGHQDSGSTEMDVTASGPAGMDEEETYHPVQCTECSTEVAVYDKDEVYHFFNILASHS